Proteins from a single region of Theileria parva strain Muguga chromosome 1, complete sequence, whole genome shotgun sequence:
- a CDS encoding putative integral membrane protein, with translation MRKFLRKFIFFTSFSIFLYLLSYCSNTFSNSLISNPSFYHLSTLVDRFDQRIDQLNFYSLNHSFKSFHKSEVIGLDSNTYFYYLLRIVFRLFFLVFVQLYVFYILLFRYGHLFKDLLDLSYKSLKHVNWKSPINFFRSFYLFVHYVISLFLYYNSLVSVRLRLILYSSLVFVISIMSFKVGIGTKHFVNTTPIIIGLTTYLSILLTFTNTICHYLTLLNTVLIPIWALTIYLRSHSNINNTAGNSMDSVGSVDGSVVTSKHVKRTRQKKHANTNNFVESSESLENMNNNPNTRLFYELNNCLDLYLIIIVVRICKSIPFVGKLLQLNVYLSHIALFFTISIVVHCGIIYITGIKVNSTPLSGVRNLVLFTLNWLIFHIFGINNYFSKDSRSTLNTTLTSVTTRAKQILNIILGKYLEPLSQHKTVMVLLTVLRTLPQLCLLLLPPVFSRLYFEYSTVLVPISTFLIHENTFKHKLYCMGFFVLADVTRSLFNFMGWISFKTTLRILLVYTMNFLLLKLNQYAIQ, from the exons ATGCGTAAATTTCTTCGGAAGTTTATCTTTTTTACATccttttcaatttttttgTACCTCCTTTCCTACTGTTCCAATACCTTCTCCAACTCACTCATCTCGAATCCTTCCTTCTATCACCTCTCCACTCTAGTTGATAGATTTGACCAAAGAATAGACCAACTCaatttttactctttaAACCACTCCTTCAAATCCTTTCACAAATCT GAAGTGATTGGACTGGATTCaaatacatatttttattatttgttacGGATAGTGTTTCGGTTGTTTTTTCTGGTTTTTGTGCAGCTTTATGTGTTTTATATTCTACTCTTCAGGTATGGTCACCTTTTCAAAGATTTGCTCGACCTCAGCTATAAATCGCTGAAACATGTTAATTGGAAGAGCCCAATTAACTTTTTCAGGTCATTTTACTTATTTGTTCACTATGTCATTTCACTGTTTTTGTACTATAACTCACTTGTCTCAGTCAGACTTCgactaattttatactcttCACTCGTGTTTGTTATATCAATTATGTCTTTTAAAGTTGGAATCGGTACTAAACACTTTGTTAATACCACGCCAATTATCATAGGTCTAACCACATATTTATCCATTTTATTGACATTCACAAATACAATTTGTCACTATTTAACTCTCTTAAACACTGTTCTCATACCAATTTGGGCCTTAACAATTTATCTACGTTCACATTCaaacattaataatacTGCTGGTAATAGTATGGATAGTGTTGGTAGCGTGGATGGTTCTGTTGTCACGAGTAAACACGTAAAAAGGACACGACAAAAAAAACATGctaatactaataactTTGTAGAAAGTTCTGAAAGTCTggaaaatatgaataataatCCAAATACAAGATTATTTTACGAGTTAAACAACTGTTTGGATTTgtatttgataataatagtgGTAAGAATTTGTAAGTCGATCCCGTTTGTGGGCAAATTACTGCAGTTGAATGTTTATTTATCTCACATTGCTCTCTTTTTCACAATTTCAATTGTAGTTCACTGcggtattatatatattactGGAATTAAAGTAAATAGCACTCCTTTATCTGGAGTCAGAAATCTTGTCTTATTCACCCTAAATTGGCTcatttttcacatttttgGGATTAATAATTACTTTTCCAAAGACTCGAGATCGACTCTAAACACCACCTTAACCTCTGTTACTACCAGAGctaaacaaattttaaacataattttgGGAAAGTATTTGGAACCTTTAAGCCAGCACAAGACAGTTATGGTGCTTTTAACAGTGTTGAGGACGTTGCCTCAGTTGtgtttattattacttCCTCCTGTGTTTTCCAGGCTTTATTTCGAGTATTCAACAGTTTTAGTGCCTATTTCAACCTTTTTAATACACGAAAACACCTTCAAGCATAAGCTCTACTGCATGGGCTTTTTCGTCCTCGCAGATGTGACTCGCAGTCTGTTTAATTTCATGGGTTGGATTTCATTCAAAACAACTCTAAGAATATTGTTAGTATATACAATGAATTTCCTCCTACTCAAGCTCAATCAATATGCTATTCAATGA
- the proRS gene encoding proline--tRNA ligase: MSETQVDKLFKLFHTLGLRYKVIKHPNLVTVKDMLEEPSLAGFRDDCIRNLFMLDSSKRYYLISALYDTEVNWKVLRKSLNVNKLHMGDESDMLSLLGVGRGNLTPFSAMNDTENKVHVLFDIRLKNKVDVVAHPLTNDQSVVMKMEDMLKFLTQINHFPTFLPLNDLDSTTHATDKTVNSVTTVNSVNNVKKGEVNILGITVKKYENFPEWYSQVIVRSEMIEYYDISGCYIFLPASYFIWEIFNEWFNKQIKQRGVDNCYFPMFVTKERLEAEKTHLEGFSPEVAWVTRNGDVDFPDPIAIRPTSETIMYPEFSKWIRSYRDLPLKLNQWNSVVRWEFKQPTPFIRSREFLWQEGHTAHSTEKEALDTVYEMLDLYSKFYEEYLSVPVIKGVKSENEKFAGSKMTTSLEAFVPANGRGVQAATSHLLGTTFSDMFDIKYEDEEGEKRKVHQTSWGFTTRSIGIMIMVHGDDRGLVVPPRVAKTQVVIVPILTKTADQVISRVNELYKLLTESGFRVKLDDRRGYTPGFKFNHWELRGVPLRLEVGAKDVENNTVRLVRRDNFAKADVPLENLTTTIQQLLDQIQNTLLTSAREKMEQSIVKAYDFEEVMVALNNDKLIMAPWCEEPGTEDEIKQETQKRSENSAGGRTGAMKSLCIPFDQPEMPEGTKCFWTGKPAKRWTLWGRSY, from the exons ATGTCCGAAACTCAAGTCGATAAACTTTTCAAACTTTTCCATACCCTCGGATTACGCTATAAA GTTATAAAACATCCGAATTTGGTCACGGTTAAGGATATGTTGGAGGAGCCGTCACTGGCTGGATTCCGTGATGACTGTATTCGGAATCTTTTCATGCTTGATTCTTCCAAACGCTATTATCTCATTTCAGCACTTTAC GATACCGAGGTGAATTGGAAGGTGTTGCGTAAGAGTTTGAATGTAAATAAGCTACACATGGGCGATGAGAGTGATATGTTAAGTTTGCTTGGTGTTGGAAGGGGTAATTTGACGCCTTTTTCAGCAATGAATGATACAGA GAATAAAGTTCATGTGCTATTTGATATAAGATTGAAGAACAAAGTAGATGTAGTTGCACACCCACTCACCAATGACCAATCAGTGGTCATGAAAATGGAAGATATGTTAAAGTTCCTAACACAAATTAACCATTTTCCAACATTCCTTCCATTAAATGATCTTGACTCTACTACACACGCCACCGATAAGActgttaacagtgttacAACTGTCAACTCAGTAAACAATGTTAAGAAAGGAGAAGTGAATATTTTGGGAATAactgtaaaaaaatatgaGAATTTCCCAGAATGGTATTCACAA GTTATAGTTCGTAGTGAGATGATTGAGTATTATGATATTTCTGGttgttatatatttttacctGCAAGTTATTTTATCTGGGAAATTTTCAATGAATGGTTcaataaacaaattaaacaG AGAGGGGTGGATAACTGTTATTTCCCGATGTTCGTAACAAAAGAGAGACTGGAGGCGGAAAAAACACATTTAGAAGGGTTTAGTCCTGAGGTTGCATGGGTGACAAGGAATGGTGATGTTGACTTCCCTGATCCAATAGCAATTCGACCAACATCGGAGACCATCATGTACCCAGAATTCTCAAAATGGATAAGGTCATACCGAGACCTTCCACTTAAACTTAACCAGTGGAATTCTGTAGTTCGCTGGGAGTTTAAACAACCAACGCCATTCATCAGAAGTAGAGAATTCCTCTGGCAAGAAGGACATACTGCACATTCCACCGAAAAAGAAGCACTAGATACTGTTTATGAAATGCTTGATTTATATTCCAA ATTTTATGAGGAGTATTTAAGTGTCCCAGTAATAAAAGGAGTAAAAAGTGAGAATGAGAAGTTTGCCGGTAGTAAGATGACAACAAGTTTGGAGGCGTTTGTTCCAGCTAATGGTAGAGGTGTTCAGGCTGCAACTTCACATTTATTGGGAACTACTTTCTCAGATATGTTTGATATAAA ATATGAGGATGAGGAAGGAGAGAAGAGGAAAGTACATCAGACGAGCTGGGGTTTCACTACTCGCAGTATTGGGATAATGATAATGGTTCATGGTGACGATAGAGGACTGGTGGTTCCACCGCGTGTGGCTAAGACCCAGGTAGTAATTGTTCCGATCTTGACGAAAACTGCTGATCAAGTGATTTCTAGGGTCAACGAACTATACAAATTGTTGACTGAGTCAGGTTTTAGAGTAAAACTAGACGATAGACGTGGTTACACACCTGGCTTTAAGTTTAATCACTGGGAACTTAGAGGCGTGCCACTGAGGCTTGAAGTTGGCGCAAAAGatgttgaaaataatactGTACGACTGGTTCGTAGGGATAATTTTGCAAAGGCTGATGTGCCCTTGGAGAATTTGACAACAACTATACAACAACTGCTGGACCAAATTCAAAATACCTTACTAACAAGTGCCAGAGAAAAGATGGAACAAAGTATTGTTAAGGCTTATGATTTTGAAGAGGTTATGGTTGCTTTAAACAACGATAAATTGATCATGGCCCCATG GTGTGAAGAGCCTGGAACCGAAGATGAAATAAAACAAGAAACACAAAAACGCTCAGAAAAC TCGGCAGGTGGGAGAACTGGGGCAATGAAAAGTTTATGCATTCCATTTGATCAGCCAGAAATGCCTGAAGGTACAAAGTGTTTTTGGACAGGAAAGCCAGCTAAAAGATGGACACTTTGGGGAAGATCatattaa
- the tif225 gene encoding putative translation initiation factor eIF-2B subunit epsilon: MEGIILHECDTITFEPLTSYADVKDLYIGDSTIFMESLTNIYHSGIKKVYFLVESYKLNKYMALEKSYSIGKRDSQLVIEVVAVNVTKMDVGPALREFFTTHTNIQQFLLMYSNTLLSVPISDALEFHDNLMKTNSKYTMTMLYTQHNSKLYSDMENDGVVISNERTGELLLTSQTDLISFDYNLFSRTGFNPLSVRYDLLESSVYLCSSLIIESVMEQFDKNRMSQLVNAILTDEIKISEIYCYTLQNDAAFPDFPAALKINSPRLYHTIYMQYIQRFLTSHSTDSSIDSGSSVRGKKGMDDVNRGIGPRISETSYFNRENIVASASNTMMNSVKKSVLGHNVRVGSNVTVVNSIVFDNVTIHNNCNIVDTIVMDNCVINEGVNLVSGSVIGKNCEISPKLVNNRGKSVFCAMDQTKFYDLTEDLVVEGDGKVFLWNLEPFTNDFSLYKIGDDFFNHTTFTIEFDNLTDDSTHSTEFSGDSDDDFDNLDGDLDEDEHEFENLELEMMIIESLEEPKLVENKLLEIRSLRLAHNITETEMTFNTHKFAIKWLIQQAQEDEIEETMEKSQLQQLLNTFKTKLDNNLENKLFEEILRLCVENGKDELYFCKLMEAFYHSEVLNFEEFPNWAKIKQFKEPRLISFANWLEED, from the exons atggaGGGGATAATATTACATGAGTGTGATACTATAACATTTGAGCCTTTAACTTCTTATGCTGATGTGAAGGATTTGTATATTGGAGATTCCACTATTTTCATGGAATCCCTCACTAATATTTACCATTCTGGCATTAAAAAGGTGTATTTTTTAGTGGAATCATATAAGCTGAATAAATACATGGCCCTAGAAAAAAGTTACAGTATCGGTAAAAGGGACTCACAATTAGTAATAGAAGTAGTTGCCGTAAATGTTACTAAAATGGATGTCGGCCCAGCATTAAGAGAATTTTTCACCACTCACACCAATATACAACAATTTCTACTC atgtatagtaatacttTGCTGAGTGTTCCGATTTCTGACGCTTTAGAGTTtcatgataatttaatgaagaCTAATTCCAAATACACAATGACAATGCTTTACACACAACACAATTCCAAACT GTATAGTGATATGGAGAATGATGGAGTGGTAATATCGAATGAAAGGACTGGAGAATTGTTATTGACATCGCAAACGGATTTGATATCTTTTGATTATAACCTTTTTAGCCGAACTGGTTTTAATCCTCTCTCAGTTCGTTATGACCTTCTGGAGTCTTCAGTATATCTCTGCTCCTCACTCATCATTGAAAGTGTTATGGAACAGTTTGACAAAAATCGCATGTCTCAATTAGTAAATGCAATACTCACTGAtgagattaaaatttctgaAATCTACTGTTATACTTTGCAAAATGACGCAGCTTTTCCCGACTTTCCAGCAGCTCTTAAAATCAACTCGCCCAGACTTTatcatactatttatatgCAATATATACAGCGGTTTCTAACTAGTCATAGTACTGATAGTAGTATTGATAGTGGTAGTAGTGTTAGGGGTAAGAAAGGAATGGATGATGTAAATAGAGGGATTGGTCCTAGAATAAGTGAAACCTCATATTTTAATAGGGAAAATATAGTAGCCAGTGCATCTAACACTATGATGAACAGTGTTAAGAAAAGTGTTTTAGGACATAATGTGAGAGTTGGCAGTAATGTCACAGTTGTCAATAGTATTGTCTTTGACAATGTTACAatacataataattgtaatattgTTGACACAATAGTAATGGATAACTGCGTTATTAATGAAGGAGTAAACCTAGTTTCAGGCTCTGTGATTGGGAAAAACTGTGAAATTAGCCCAAAACTGGTAAATAATAGAGGGAAGTCAGTGTTCTGTGCAATGGATCAGACGAAATTCTATGACCTAACTGAGGATTTAGTTGTTGAGGGTGATGGAAAAGTGTTTTTATGGAATTTGGAACCGTTTACAAATGATTTTTCGctttataaaattggtGATGATTTCTTTAATCACACCACATTCACAATTGAATTTGATAATCTAACAGACGATTCCACTCACTCAACGGAATTTAGTGGTGATTCAGATGAtgattttgataatttagatGGCGATTTAGACGAAGATGAACATGAGTTTGAAAATTTGGAGCTGGAAATGATGATAATTGAGAGTTTAGAGGAGCCAAAATTAGTGGAAAATAAGTTATTGGAAATTCGAAGCCTAAGATTAGCACATAATATTACTGAAACTGAAATGACATTTAACACTCATAAATTTGCAATTAAATGGTTAATACAACAGGCTCAAGAAGATGAAATAGAAGAAACGATGGAAAAATCGCAGTTGCAACAATTACTTAACACTTTCAAAACCAAATTGGATAACAATTtggaaaataaattgtttgAAGAAATATTAAGATTATGTGTAGAAAATGGAAAAGATGAGTtgtatttttgtaaattaatggaGGCCTTTTATCACTCGGAAGTGCTAAATTTTGAAGAATTCCCAAACTGggctaaaattaaacagtTCAAGGAACCAAGATTAATATCATTCGCAAATTGGCTGGAAGAAGACTGA
- the LAS21 gene encoding putative integral membrane protein, producing MTNKYGNTSFVILVVFVFIAAILDFIGTFSYHLNFEGKNLFVPYFSDRNVVPFPVLFREFDLSNADSIRSGVKRYRGSNERCSRRLLKEYDSYRYNFQHIFQNVPNQSFVAKWDTPPGWLSYTPVDKLCLNLLDAYRFDYVVQDPLLDQNSHTVRNIYTNKMSNFYDLFDGLDFAHDIRLFKLISSYPTLTIYAVKGIMSGDMANVGMISDNRKPSDLKLDHSLFQFHNNGLKSNLIGDVTCYDLAPGSFDVHITNKHKNTVNDIYNADQMVYDNYTKYIPRSDVLILHLVGADHLSHCGGRNTREMSNIMSNYNTFVKDLMDQYEKYKNYMIFFFGDHGQKESGSHGDDSLEEMETFLMVRSDMRLRSVARDFCPISETPQAYRLHHSALNGNAQLSFEYERHFTQDICTTSSFLTNVPVPFHSVGSVIPNSIPLIRDNNGNIDYGLSDKYLVQLYHVNVHHILRILDLLTQNEDFKLDQKMFDRVFKNRLQLVNLYTLLRLFDANKTNTSDGLKTNGENKLKSKIYNTISSNKGNLYNEYIKMCKIIIEESAEIIRLSARSFTFHYLYISIIIKYVSIVILVYSIAASHYFIVNNRDFVRKILLKLITNLLLTSVVSCVFGVKLDKKIDLHYVKFRLVWPLGVIKPLFTKSQTFTRFISNFFVIEDFDLYLHFSILFMVTLTVIFLIHLVTFFISYIRLRSDTVSVDIADTEDTEDNSQYSSEHTTDATDNTSGSNVDARMNELSRFMYNIGKINFKSIILVFYGIIFVLVIVSECALYSHDTISRHEFVIFMLIETLPFLLQNYNTPRCKMVVKHLVVLFVFLKLSSLFHDYRLFFYSSDLPSANWLRKEYFLGLFEVGAISLTVYYLMLLRVLKKFTSPDKIGLEKFDYTISECVKVFKPIKLMKLVFTFNYVLILVNYGLTTQRSLLGLDKFIHNLHNAYNMKLFISTLLAWAVLIIFLVTTVLMMVNPRNKFFEPGDYRFSSFLLYSIFNISYLLLLICGQKKAFQTVLSLIILYNCCKILVNTTSGFHLSHSLLLQSLADAAYFAVGNIDTFLNLNFQTGFVFVNTYHQLISDSSVLFEVMSIHMLFSIVLMFIFYSFNNLQFTDPLVLMDTERLDSMESGLKFTGQDHEVDSKKIYTLKNIIHIITMYILLVSALGVSVLVVIMKLHQVPCIAFRSFPKALFVLGKSTAMIVTQLLLFLLGAIY from the exons atgactaataaatatggtaatacatcttttgtaattttagtgGTTTTCGTTTTTATCGCCGCTATCTTGGATTTTATCGGAACCTTCTCatatcatttaaattttgaagGAAAAAATCTCTTCGTTCCTTACTTTTCAGACCGAAATGTAGTTCCATTCCCTGTTCTTTTTAGGGAATTTGACCTTAGCAATGCAGATTCCATCCGCTCAGGAGTTAAACGCTATCGTGGCTCAAATGAGCGTTGCTCTCGCAGACTACTTAAAGAATATGACAGTTACAGATATAATTTTCaacatatttttcaaaacgTTCCCAATCAATC ATTTGTGGCGAAGTGGGACACACCCCCTGGATGGTTATCATATACGCCAGTGGATAAACTATGCTTAAACTTGTTGGACGCTTATAGGTTTGATTATGTGGTCCAGGACCCTTTACTCGACCAAAATTCTCATACTGTTCGCAACATTTATACTAATAAAATGAGCAATTTCTATGATCTTTTTGATGGGCTTGATTTTGCACACGATATCAGgctttttaaattaatatccTCATATCCAACTCTTACCATTTATGCTGTTAAAGGCATTATGTCCGGTGATATGGCCAATGTTGGAATG ATAAGTGATAATCGCAAGCCTTCTGACCTAAAGCTAGATCACTCACTATTTCAATTTCACAACAATGGACTCAAATCTAACCTCATAG GTGATGTAACATGTTATGATTTGGCCCCGGGTTCTTTTGATGTTCATATAACCAATAAGCACAAAAATACAGTCAATGATATTTACAACGCGGATCAAATGGTTtatgataattatactaaatatattCCAAG ATCAGATGTATTGATATTACACTTGGTTGGAGCTGATCACTTATCGCATTGTGGAGGACGTAATACACGTGAAATGTCCAACATCATGAGCAACTACAACACATTCGTCAAGGACCTCATGGACCAGTATGAAAAATACAAGAATTATATGATATTTTTCTTTGGGGACCATGGTCAAAAAGAATCCGGTTCACACGGTGATGACTCACTTGAGGAG ATGGAGACGTTTTTGATGGTCAGAAGTGACATGAGATTACGAAGTGTTGCGCGTGACTTTTGTCCCATCTCTGAGACACCCCAGGCCTACCGTTTACACCACTCAGCTTTAAACGGTAACGCACAACTCTCATTCGAGTATGAAAGACACTTTACACAGGATATTTGTACTACCTCATCATTTCTCACTAACGTACCCGTTCCATTCCACTCTGTAGGCTCCGTGATACCTAATTCAATCCCACTGATAAGGGACAATAATGGCAACATTGACTATGGACTTTCAGACAAGTATCTGGTTCAGCTGTACCACGTCAATGTACATCACATTTTAAGGATTCTAGACCTTTTGACACAGAACGAAGACTTTAAACTTGATCAAAAGATGTTTGACAGAGTTTTCAAAAATAGATTACAACTGGTTAATTTGTATACTCTTTTAAGGTTATTCGATGCTAACAAAACAAACACTAGCGATGGTCTGAAAACAAACGGtgaaaataaactaaaaagtaaaatatataatacaataaGTAGTAATAAGGGGAATTTGTATAATGAATATatcaaaatgtgtaaaataataattgagGAATCGGCGGAAATAATAAGATTATCAGCAAGATCGTTCACATTTCACTACCTTTACATTTcaataattatcaaatacGTTTCAATTGTCATACTAGTTTACTCAATTGCAGCCTCACACTATTTCATAGTCAACAACAGGGATTTTGTCCGTAAAATCTTACTCAAACTAATAACGAATTTACTATTGACATCAGTTGTAAGTTGTGTGTTTGGAGTAAAATTGGATAAGAAAATTGATTTACATTATGTGAAATTCAGATTAGTCTGGCCATTGGGAGTGATAAAACCCTTGTTTACGAAGTCACAGACTTTCACAAGGTTCATTTCTAACTTTTTTGTTATCGAAGACTTCGATTTATACCTACACTTTTCCATACTCTTCATGGTCACACTAACTGTTATATTTCTCATCCACTTAGTGACTTTCTTCATCAGCTACATTAGACTACGCAGTGACACCGTTAGTGTGGATATAGCTGATACAGAAGACACTGAAGATAATTCACAGTATAGCAGTGAACACACTACTGATGCTACGGATAACACTAGTGGCAGCAATGTTGATGCGAGAATGAATGAATTGAGTAGATTTATGTATAACATTGGAAAAATTAACTTCAAgagtataatattagtgTTCTATGGTATCATATTCGTGTTGGTGATCGTGTCGGAATGTGCACTGTACTCACATGACACGATTTCAAGGCACGAGTTCGTGATTTTCATGTTAATTGAAACTTTGCCATTTTTGCTGCAGAATTATAACACTCCACGATGTAAAATGGTGGTTAAACATTTGGTGGTGTTATTTGTGTTTTTAAAGTTGTCGTCACTGTTCCACGACTACAGGTTGTTCTTCTATTCCTCAGACTTACCGTCAGCTAACTGGCTGAGGAAGGAGTACTTTCTAGGTTTGTTTGAGGTCGGAGCCATTTCCCTTACCGTGTACTACCTTATGTTACTGAGGGTCTTAAAGAAGTTCACAAGCCCTGACAAAATAGGTTTAGAAAAATTTGACTACACAATTTCAGAGTGTGTGAAAGTGTTTAAACCCATTAAACTGATGAAACTAGTCTTCACGTTCAACTACGTACTAATATTAGTGAATTACGGCTTAACCACACAGAGGTCACTGTTAGGGCTTGATAAGTTTAtccataatttacacaacgCATATAATATGAAGTTGTTTATAAGCACCTTGTTAGCGTGGGCAGTGCTGATAATATTCTTAGTCACTACAGTATTAATGATGGTAAACCCCAGGAATAAGTTTTTTGAGCCTGGAGATTACCGATTTAGTAGTTTCCTTTTGTACAGTATATTCAACATATCGTATTTGTTACTTCTAATTTGTGGGCAGAAAAAGGCCTTTCAGACAGTTCTATCGCTAATTATTCTCTATAATtgctgtaaaatattagttaataCCACGAGTGGATTTCACCTGTCACACTCCCTTTTGTTGCAGTCGCTGGCTGACGCGGCTTATTTTGCCGTAGGAAACATTGACACctttttaaacttgaaCTTCCAAACTGGGTTTGTTTTCGTTAACACTTACCACCAGCTGATATCCGACTCTTCTGTCCTGTTCGAGGTCATGTCCATCCACATGCTCTTCTCAATTGTTCTGatgtttatattttacagtttcAACAACTTACAGTTTACTGATCCTTTGGTGTTAATGGACACTGAGCGCTTGGACTCTATGGAATCAGGCCTTAAATTCACCGGACAGGATCATGAGGTTGATTCCAAgaaaatttacacactaaaaaatattatacacatcaTTACAAT gtATATATTGTTGGTATCTGCGTTGGGGGTATCGGTGTTGGTGGTAATAATGAAGTTACATCAAGTCCCATGC ATAGCGTTTCGATC